Proteins from a single region of Chryseomicrobium sp. FSL W7-1435:
- the sucD gene encoding succinate--CoA ligase subunit alpha, giving the protein MSVFINKDTKVLVQGITGSTALFHTKQMIEYGTKIVAGVTPGKGGTEVEGVPVFNTVEEAVKATGANVSVIYVPAPFASDAILEAVDAELDMAICITEHIPVLDMVKVKRYMEGKKTRLVGPNCPGVITADECKIGIMPGYIHTKGHVGVVSRSGTLTYEAVHQLTQAGIGQTTAVGIGGDPVNGTNFIDALEAFNEDEETYAVVMIGEIGGTAEEEAAEWIKANMKKPVVGFIGGQTAPEGKRMGHAGAIISGGQGTAEGKISAMKEAGMKVAATPSVIGETLIEAIKEAGLYDACKTH; this is encoded by the coding sequence ATGAGCGTATTTATTAATAAAGATACAAAAGTACTCGTTCAAGGAATCACGGGCTCAACTGCTCTTTTCCATACAAAACAAATGATTGAGTACGGTACTAAAATCGTTGCAGGTGTAACACCTGGTAAAGGCGGTACAGAAGTAGAAGGCGTTCCAGTATTCAACACAGTTGAAGAAGCTGTAAAGGCAACTGGCGCTAACGTATCTGTTATTTATGTTCCAGCACCATTCGCTTCAGATGCAATTCTAGAAGCTGTAGATGCGGAATTAGATATGGCAATCTGTATTACTGAGCACATCCCAGTGCTAGACATGGTTAAAGTGAAACGCTACATGGAAGGTAAAAAGACTCGTTTAGTTGGTCCTAACTGCCCAGGCGTCATCACTGCTGATGAGTGTAAAATCGGCATCATGCCTGGTTACATTCATACTAAAGGTCACGTTGGAGTAGTTTCACGCTCTGGTACACTTACGTATGAAGCTGTTCACCAATTAACACAAGCTGGCATTGGTCAAACGACTGCTGTTGGTATTGGTGGAGATCCAGTAAACGGAACAAACTTTATCGATGCTCTTGAAGCATTCAATGAAGATGAAGAAACATATGCGGTTGTTATGATTGGTGAAATCGGCGGTACAGCAGAAGAAGAAGCTGCTGAGTGGATTAAAGCTAACATGAAAAAACCTGTAGTTGGTTTCATTGGTGGACAAACAGCACCTGAAGGCAAACGTATGGGTCACGCAGGAGCTATCATCTCAGGTGGACAAGGTACTGCAGAAGGAAAAATCAGCGCTATGAAAGAAGCTGGTATGAAAGTTGCAGCAACTCCATCAGTTATCGGCGAGACATTAATTGAAGCAATTAAAGAAGCGGGTCTTTACGACGCGTGTAAAACACACTAA
- the dprA gene encoding DNA-processing protein DprA: MNDKQRLIALHSLIPWPWNRLKPIFDTLQHHSTLTTPIPQIVQEQWTKAQTFPFEAFYTKHSITLITIFDTDYPEQLKNLHDPPAVLYIRGNPSLLKSAIVAIIGSRKSTHYSEHCINSIMPFIKLHTKTVCSGMAIGADTMAHQAAIAHETPTIAILGSGFHQIYPKTNHKLFEEMVTKHLVITEYPPQTMPAPHQFIARNRLISGLSQAVIITQAEKKSGTMSTVDFALDLGKEVYTFPGKIDSVLSEGPHSLIQQGAILLHSSADFTDSFVLSSQQDK, from the coding sequence ATGAACGACAAACAGCGACTAATTGCCCTGCACAGCTTAATCCCCTGGCCATGGAATAGACTTAAACCGATCTTCGACACTCTGCAACACCATTCAACTTTGACTACTCCCATTCCCCAAATTGTGCAAGAGCAATGGACAAAAGCTCAGACATTTCCTTTTGAAGCTTTCTACACCAAGCACTCCATCACACTAATCACTATTTTCGACACCGACTACCCAGAACAACTCAAAAATCTTCATGATCCACCTGCGGTTTTATACATTAGAGGGAACCCAAGTCTATTAAAATCTGCCATTGTAGCGATAATTGGTTCACGAAAGTCGACCCATTATTCTGAGCACTGCATCAACTCCATCATGCCATTTATAAAATTGCACACGAAAACAGTTTGCAGCGGTATGGCAATTGGAGCAGACACTATGGCACATCAAGCTGCAATAGCCCATGAGACGCCGACCATCGCCATACTGGGGTCTGGATTCCATCAAATTTATCCTAAAACTAATCACAAATTATTTGAAGAGATGGTTACTAAACATCTTGTGATCACTGAATATCCGCCACAAACAATGCCTGCGCCGCACCAATTCATTGCGCGAAACCGCCTGATTAGCGGACTTTCACAGGCTGTCATTATTACCCAAGCCGAAAAAAAGAGCGGGACTATGTCGACTGTTGATTTTGCACTGGACCTGGGAAAAGAAGTTTACACATTCCCTGGAAAAATAGATTCAGTGCTTAGTGAAGGACCTCATAGTTTGATTCAACAAGGTGCAATTTTGCTACATTCTTCAGCTGATTTTACAGACTCATTTGTACTCTCTTCACAACAGGATAAATGA
- the sucC gene encoding ADP-forming succinate--CoA ligase subunit beta → MNIHEYQGKQLLRQYGVAVPNGIVAFSPEEAVKAAKELGTAVTVVKAQIHAGGRGKAGGVKIAKNLDEVREYAKELLGKVLVTHQTGPEGKEVKRIYIEEGSDIQKEYYIGLVLDRATSRVTLMGSEEGGMDIEEVAANTPERLFYEDIDPVVGLTGFQARRMAFKMNIPAKLVNKAVKFMLGLYKVYIDKDAAIVEINPLVVTGDDQVVALDAKFNFDANALYRHPEILEMRDYDEEDAKEIEASKYDLSYISLDGNIGCMVNGAGLAMATMDTISYYGGSPANFLDVGGGATAEKVTEAFKIILSDKNVKGIFVNIFGGIMKCDVIAEGVIIAAKEVGLQVPLVVRLEGTNVDLGKKMLNESGLNIIAADSMADGAQKIVNLVG, encoded by the coding sequence ATGAATATCCATGAATACCAGGGAAAACAATTGCTACGTCAATATGGAGTTGCCGTACCAAACGGAATCGTTGCCTTCTCACCAGAAGAAGCAGTTAAAGCAGCGAAAGAATTAGGTACAGCAGTAACAGTTGTCAAAGCTCAGATCCATGCAGGTGGTCGCGGAAAAGCGGGCGGCGTTAAAATTGCAAAAAATCTTGACGAAGTACGCGAGTACGCAAAAGAACTTTTAGGTAAAGTTCTTGTCACTCACCAGACAGGCCCAGAAGGTAAAGAAGTGAAACGTATCTACATCGAAGAAGGTAGCGATATTCAAAAAGAATATTACATTGGTCTTGTTTTAGACCGTGCCACTTCACGTGTAACTTTAATGGGTTCTGAAGAAGGCGGAATGGATATTGAAGAAGTAGCAGCTAACACACCGGAACGTCTTTTCTACGAAGATATCGATCCTGTAGTCGGGTTAACTGGTTTCCAAGCTCGTCGTATGGCGTTCAAAATGAATATTCCTGCAAAGCTTGTTAACAAAGCAGTTAAATTCATGTTAGGCCTCTACAAAGTTTATATTGATAAAGATGCAGCAATCGTTGAAATCAATCCACTAGTTGTTACAGGTGATGATCAAGTGGTTGCACTAGACGCGAAATTTAATTTCGATGCTAATGCTCTTTACCGTCACCCAGAAATTCTTGAAATGCGTGATTACGATGAAGAGGATGCAAAAGAAATTGAAGCATCTAAATATGATTTAAGTTATATCTCTCTCGATGGAAACATCGGATGTATGGTTAACGGTGCCGGCCTAGCTATGGCGACAATGGATACAATCAGCTACTACGGTGGCTCACCCGCTAACTTCCTGGACGTTGGGGGCGGTGCTACAGCTGAGAAAGTAACAGAAGCATTTAAAATCATTCTTTCTGACAAAAATGTTAAAGGAATCTTTGTTAACATTTTCGGTGGAATTATGAAGTGTGACGTAATTGCAGAGGGTGTTATTATCGCTGCTAAAGAAGTCGGTCTTCAAGTACCACTAGTCGTTCGTCTTGAAGGGACAAACGTTGATCTAGGTAAGAAAATGTTAAATGAGTCTGGTTTAAACATCATTGCAGCTGACTCAATGGCTGATGGCGCACAAAAAATCGTAAATCTTGTAGGATAA